A genomic region of Polypterus senegalus isolate Bchr_013 chromosome 17, ASM1683550v1, whole genome shotgun sequence contains the following coding sequences:
- the LOC120518099 gene encoding general transcription factor II-I repeat domain-containing protein 2-like — protein MIKVCDVVCPDKRQAFLNVSLSRNTVADRACDLATNLHEQLMEKAKDFIAFSLAVDESSDTSDNAQLSVFIRGVDSDLCVTEETLGLKSMHGTTTEKEIFEEVSKCVTQMRLPWDKLVGLTTDGAPAMCGQKSGLVAGIREKMQGENCAESRQ, from the coding sequence ATGATCAAAGTTTGCGACGTCGTGTGCCCAGATAAAAGGCAGGCATTTTTAAATGTGAGCCTTAGCAGAAACACAGTAGCTGATCGTGCGTGTGATCTTGCCACAAATCTACACGAACAGCTGATGGAAAAGGCAAAAGATTTCATTGCATTCTCCCTTGCTGTGGATGAGAGCAGCGACACATCTGATAATGCCCAGCTGTCAGTCTTCATCCGTGGAGTGGACTCAGATCTGTGCGTTACGGAGGAAACTTTGGGATTAAAATCAATGCATGGCACAACCACAGAAAAAGAAATCTTTGAAGAGGTTTCCAAATGTGTAACTCAAATGAGGCTACCTTGGGATAAACTTGTGGGACTAACGACAGATGGTGCGCCAGCAATGTGCGGTCAAAAGAGTGGATTGGTGGCCGGGATTCGGGAGAAGATGCAGGGAGAGAACTGTGCAG